Below is a window of Christensenella minuta DNA.
GGGGTTTCGCACAAGTCCGGCGAAGCGGACTGCGTGGGAAAAAGGAGCCGCGGCGGAGCATACTGCAAAAACCTCGCTAAAGGCGAGGCTTTTGCAGTACAGTGCAAGTCCGCTGCAACGTGTCACGGCCCATCGGAATCGATGATCTGGATTTCAAACTTCTCATACGGAAACTGGTCCACAAAATCGTCCGGCTTAAAGGTCGCCTTGCGGAACAGGCCCAGCTGTTTGGTATGGTTTGTGTGCCACATAGGCACCTCGATATCGAATTCCTTGGCAAAATGCTCGATGCATTCAAGGAGTGCCGCGGACATATCGTGCTTGCCGCTCGTATACGTGTCCGCCTTGATTGTCTTACCGTTTTTATAGAGCTTCCCCCATAATGTCAGCATATCGATCCGTCCTTTTCTGTACTTGCGCGGCCTTGGGCCCGTATACGGAAAAGCTTTCGCATACCTTCCGGGGAAGTGGGAAACGTCCCGCCCTTCAAAGGGCGAAGGGCCCCGCCGGTGCAAATGCCGCCCTTCCATTATATCGGATCACCCGGCAAAAAGAAAGGCGCGGCACTTGAAAAAACTGCGCTAAACGTATAAAATAAACACCATATCATTAAGTATTAAAGTATGGAGGATCAGAGAATGGGAAAACCACTGGCATATAAGATTTTGAACGATCATCTCGTTTCGGGGGAAATGATTCCCGGAAGCGAAATTTCCATCCGCATTGATTATACCCTCACGCAGGATTCCACGGGCACGATGGCCTACCTGCAGTTTGAAGCGATGGGCATCGACCGCGTGAAGACGAAACGCTCGGTTGCGTACATCGACCACAACACCCTGCAAAGCGGCTTCGAGAACGCGGACGACCACAACTATATCATGAGCGTGGCGAAGAAGCACGGCATTTACGCTTCCCGCCCGGGGAACGGCATCTGCCACCAGGTAAACTTGGAACGCTTTGGGGTACCGGGGGCAACGCTTCTCGGCTCCGACAGCCATACGCCTACGGGCGGCGGCATCGGCATGATTGCCATCGGCGCGGGCGGCCTCGACGTCGCTGTCGCTATGGGCGGCGGCGCATATTACCTCAATTGTCCGAAATTCGTCAATGTGGAGCTTAAGGGCAGGCTTCGGCCCGGCGTATCCGCAAAAGACGTGATCCTCGAAGTCCTGCGCGTGATGAGCGTGAAGGGCGGCGTGGGCAAGATTATTGAATATACCGGCGAAGGCGTCAAGACGCTTTCCGTTCCGGAACGCGCGACCATCACCAATATGGGCGCCGAACTCGGCGCAACCACGTCCATCTTCCCGAGCGACGAAGTGACGAGGGAATTCCTTGCGGCACAGGGCCGCGAAGCGGACTTCACGCCTCTTGCGGCGGATGCGGATGCGGAATACGACGAACATATCGTGATCGACCTTTCAGCGCTTACGCCGATGGCGGCGATGCCGCACAGTCCGGATAATGTGAAGACCATCGAAGAGATCGGCAAGATCAAGGTAGACCAGGTGTGCATCGGCAGCTGCACCAACGCCTCCTACCGCGATCTGATGCGCGTGGCGGCGATCCTCAAAGGAAAAACGGTGAATCCGCATACCAGCCTTACCATCTCGCCCGGCTCCAAGCAGGTCATGAATATGCTCGCCAAGAACGGTGCGCTCAGCAGTATGATCGACGCGGGCGCGCGTATCCTCGAATGCGCCTGCGGGCCGTGCATCGGCATGGGGCAGTCCCCGGCGACGGATGCGGTCTCGGTGCGCACCTTCAACCGCAATTTCTTCGGACGCAGCGGGACAAAGAGCGCAAGCGTATATCTTGTCAGTCCCGAGACGGCGGCGGTGACGGCAATCAACGGTTATCTTTCGGATGCTGCGGAGCTTCCGGACCTTTCCATCCTGGACGTGGAGATGCCGGAAAAATTTGATGTAAACGATAATATGATCGTTCCGCCCGCGGACCATGCCGGCGAGGTAGAGGTGATCCGCGGACCCAACATCAAGCCTTTCCCGAAACACGAACCTCTCGCGGAAGAGATCGAAGCGGAAGTGTTGCTGAAAATGGAGGATAATATCACCACGGACCATATTATGCCTTCCAATGCAAAGCTGCTCCCCTACCGTTCCAATATCCCGCATCTTGCGGACTATTGCCTCACGCCGGTGGACGAAACCTTCCCGGCGCGGGCAAAAGAGGCGGGAAAATCCATCCTCGTTGCGGGCCAGAATTACGGGCAGGGCTCCTCGCGCGAGCATGCCGCTCTTGCTCCGCTGTATCTTGGGGTCAAGGCGGTTATCGCTAAGAGCTTTGCGCGCATCCACATGGCAAACCTTATCAACAACGGTATTCTTCCGCTTACGTTTGCCGACGAAGCGGATTATGATAAGATCAGCCAGGGCGACATACTAAAGCTTACGCACGTCCGTGAAAATGTGGAAGGGAAAGACCGGTTCCGTGTGGAAGATGAGACGAAGGGAATCAGCGTCGAGGTCGTACTCGACGCATCCCCGCGCCTGCGCGATATGCTGCTCGCGGGCGGGCTTCTCAACTACACGAAAAATGCCGGCCAGGCATAAAAGAGGCGGCGGCAGGGGTGCGCAGGGCGCCCCGCCGTCCCTTCGTTTTTATTGACATTTACTTAAGATTAGAATATCATTATACTGTCTTAATTTTGCTTGATATGGGAATTGTATCTCTATTTAGCAAAGATTGTCAGAATAGATCCGTTTCATGAGCGGGAACGCGCAAGGTGAATTTCGCCGCAGGCGAAAGATTGCGAAGCATACCGGACGCAGCGAGTGTAGAAGGCGTCCTGGCGCGATATGAAACAACCTCTAGCAGGGGATCGTCGGGAAGGCGCATGAAATGTCCGGTTTGGCCGGGCCGCAGGCGGCAGGCAAATTGTGACAGTTCAGCGGTTCTTTTTCCCGGAGGGAAATAAGAACTTCAATATAGTTTTCCCGGAGCGCCATTTGGTGCGTTATGAGGTAGGAGGAATTATGAGTATACACATCATGGGAACGGGCAGCTATCTGCCCGAAAAAGTGATGACCAATGAGGACTTTGAAAAGATCATAGACACGTCGGACGAATGGATCACCAAACGGACGGGGATCAAGCGCCGGCATTATGTGGAAAACGGCATGTGGAACAAGGATATGTGCGTCATTGCGGCAAATATCGCAATGAAGGAAGCGGGGATCACGAAAGACGATCTCGGCGGTATCATCGTCGCGTCCGTCACGAATGAAATGGGCGTTCCATCCGTTGCCAGCCAGATTCAGCGGGAGCTTGAAATTCCGGAGGCGGTCTGTTTCGACGTTAATTCCGCGTGCACGGGCTTCATGTTTGCTTTAAAGGCGGCGGAAGGCCTGCTCCGGCCGGGCGGAAAACCGTTCCTTGTGTGCGGCAGCGAGACGCTTTCACGTTTTATGAACATGGAAGACCGCGCGAGCTGTATCCTTTTTGGAGACGGCGCGGGCGCTGTCGTCATCGAGTACGGCGCGGGCATGAAATATTTCGAGGTGTATTCCAAGCCGGATACGGATGGCCTCATCACGATTAACGGTATGAATACGCTTAAGGAC
It encodes the following:
- a CDS encoding aconitate hydratase, with the protein product MGKPLAYKILNDHLVSGEMIPGSEISIRIDYTLTQDSTGTMAYLQFEAMGIDRVKTKRSVAYIDHNTLQSGFENADDHNYIMSVAKKHGIYASRPGNGICHQVNLERFGVPGATLLGSDSHTPTGGGIGMIAIGAGGLDVAVAMGGGAYYLNCPKFVNVELKGRLRPGVSAKDVILEVLRVMSVKGGVGKIIEYTGEGVKTLSVPERATITNMGAELGATTSIFPSDEVTREFLAAQGREADFTPLAADADAEYDEHIVIDLSALTPMAAMPHSPDNVKTIEEIGKIKVDQVCIGSCTNASYRDLMRVAAILKGKTVNPHTSLTISPGSKQVMNMLAKNGALSSMIDAGARILECACGPCIGMGQSPATDAVSVRTFNRNFFGRSGTKSASVYLVSPETAAVTAINGYLSDAAELPDLSILDVEMPEKFDVNDNMIVPPADHAGEVEVIRGPNIKPFPKHEPLAEEIEAEVLLKMEDNITTDHIMPSNAKLLPYRSNIPHLADYCLTPVDETFPARAKEAGKSILVAGQNYGQGSSREHAALAPLYLGVKAVIAKSFARIHMANLINNGILPLTFADEADYDKISQGDILKLTHVRENVEGKDRFRVEDETKGISVEVVLDASPRLRDMLLAGGLLNYTKNAGQA
- a CDS encoding 3-oxoacyl-ACP synthase III family protein; this translates as MSIHIMGTGSYLPEKVMTNEDFEKIIDTSDEWITKRTGIKRRHYVENGMWNKDMCVIAANIAMKEAGITKDDLGGIIVASVTNEMGVPSVASQIQRELEIPEAVCFDVNSACTGFMFALKAAEGLLRPGGKPFLVCGSETLSRFMNMEDRASCILFGDGAGAVVIEYGAGMKYFEVYSKPDTDGLITINGMNTLKDGVVQPSYAALKGREVYVFATREAERVIRLGLEGSGKTPEEIDWFLMHQSNYRITKTIAQRLGMPMDKFYSNIDDTSNTSAASIPIALDQMNKKGMLKKGDKLVIAGFGGGLSSGCAVYEW